The following proteins are co-located in the Candidatus Deferrimicrobiaceae bacterium genome:
- a CDS encoding multiheme c-type cytochrome, translating into MRNYFRHIAASLSMVLAAVACLPCAASPAPVPASGYQSASVCVECHPAIYKAWAASEHATAFTSPEFQIPYDRIRRVSPAQASQCEQCHNPMKFLIAKGDPKADIFSQEGVGCDFCHSVESVNAKGPWPRYRAKPGIKFGPQGGNPANTAHVTQFSRLHITSEFCAGCHEYRNEYGVPILTTTSEWEQSFYRGEQVHCQYCHLPELFDARFIDKQQKKGPVDHGMVGGHSRERLARAIPIKANLDFSGDEARLTVTLKNETVGHKTPSGLPMHKIRLASTLYDAQGAVIDRKEELFERIIGDGSGKALEKPEQVFTEGREVLKDNRIGPKESRVVVQKFSLHGVTPASASIALTYERPIIDLSPSLKSVEMPISQLTIPAKPESPALRYLIVALVVIALLALIVALKKRK; encoded by the coding sequence ATGAGGAATTATTTCCGCCATATCGCAGCTTCGTTGTCCATGGTGCTCGCGGCGGTCGCCTGCCTGCCTTGCGCGGCCTCGCCGGCGCCTGTGCCTGCGTCCGGCTACCAGTCCGCCTCGGTCTGTGTCGAATGCCACCCGGCGATCTACAAGGCGTGGGCCGCCTCCGAGCACGCGACCGCGTTCACCAGCCCCGAGTTCCAGATCCCCTACGACCGGATCCGCCGGGTCAGCCCCGCCCAGGCATCCCAGTGCGAGCAGTGCCACAACCCGATGAAGTTCCTCATCGCCAAGGGCGATCCGAAGGCCGACATCTTCAGCCAGGAGGGGGTCGGCTGCGATTTTTGCCACTCCGTCGAGAGCGTCAACGCCAAGGGTCCGTGGCCCCGCTACCGGGCAAAGCCGGGCATCAAGTTCGGGCCGCAGGGCGGCAACCCGGCCAACACGGCCCACGTCACCCAGTTTTCGCGCCTCCACATCACGTCCGAATTCTGCGCGGGCTGCCATGAATACCGCAACGAGTACGGCGTCCCGATCCTCACGACGACCAGCGAATGGGAACAGAGCTTCTACCGGGGTGAGCAGGTCCATTGCCAATACTGCCACCTGCCCGAGCTCTTCGACGCCCGCTTCATAGACAAGCAGCAGAAGAAGGGTCCGGTCGACCACGGCATGGTCGGGGGGCACTCCCGCGAGCGCCTCGCCCGCGCCATCCCGATCAAGGCCAACCTCGATTTCTCGGGCGACGAGGCGCGCCTCACCGTCACCCTCAAGAACGAGACCGTCGGGCACAAGACGCCCTCGGGGCTCCCCATGCACAAGATCCGGCTCGCCTCGACGCTCTACGACGCGCAGGGAGCCGTCATCGACCGCAAGGAAGAACTTTTCGAGCGCATCATCGGCGACGGCTCCGGCAAGGCGCTCGAAAAGCCCGAGCAGGTGTTCACCGAGGGGCGCGAAGTGCTCAAGGATAACCGGATCGGGCCCAAGGAATCGCGCGTGGTCGTCCAGAAGTTCTCGCTGCACGGCGTCACGCCCGCATCGGCGTCCATCGCCCTCACCTATGAGCGTCCCATCATCGACCTCTCGCCCTCGCTCAAGTCGGTCGAGATGCCGATCTCCCAGCTCACCATTCCGGCGAAGCCCGAATCGCCGGCGCTCCGCTACCTGATCGTCGCCCTCGTCGTCATCGCACTTCTCGCATTGATCGTCGCCCTCAAGAAACGCAAGTAG